Proteins co-encoded in one Desulfomicrobium apsheronum genomic window:
- a CDS encoding DUF1786 domain-containing protein, with product MTAKTCLILDIGSGTQDVLLYQEGLELENCPKFILPSPARNVAARIRELTALGRDIYLHGQNMGGGFWRAVKAHQDAGLKVFAHPEAALALGDDLDQVRGHGIDITSVPPLTASQVLLTDFDPGFWRGLLQHAGLPQPDLVLACVQDHGFHPGKSNRISRFAYWERFMNEDGGDLSRLLYADPPEEMTRLQCLRRSIGVGMVADTGSAALLGALFDPGVERTAATDGVLVLNVGNSHTIAFLVLGRQVLGVYEHHTGHLDETKLLDHLARFRRGELDNQEVFDDGGHGCVTVADLPDGFRRIVVLGPRRALLADAKVEFLAPGGDMMLAGCFGLLKGWREAGR from the coding sequence ATGACAGCCAAGACCTGTCTCATTCTCGACATCGGCAGCGGCACCCAGGACGTTCTGTTGTACCAGGAGGGCCTGGAACTGGAAAACTGCCCCAAGTTCATCCTGCCTTCGCCTGCCCGGAACGTGGCGGCCCGCATCCGGGAACTGACCGCGCTCGGCCGGGATATCTATCTTCATGGCCAGAACATGGGCGGCGGATTCTGGCGGGCGGTCAAGGCCCATCAGGACGCCGGGCTCAAGGTCTTCGCGCATCCGGAGGCGGCGCTGGCTCTGGGAGACGATCTGGATCAGGTGCGCGGGCACGGCATCGACATCACTTCGGTCCCGCCGCTCACGGCATCCCAGGTGCTCCTGACGGATTTCGATCCCGGTTTCTGGCGCGGTCTGTTGCAGCACGCCGGCCTGCCCCAGCCCGATCTCGTCCTGGCCTGCGTGCAGGACCACGGCTTCCATCCCGGCAAGAGCAACCGCATTTCGCGCTTCGCGTACTGGGAGCGTTTCATGAACGAGGATGGCGGCGATCTGTCCCGCCTCCTTTACGCGGATCCGCCGGAAGAGATGACCCGCCTGCAGTGCCTGCGCCGCTCCATCGGAGTGGGCATGGTGGCCGATACGGGTTCAGCGGCCCTGCTCGGGGCCCTCTTCGATCCCGGCGTCGAGCGCACGGCCGCCACGGACGGCGTGCTCGTGCTCAATGTCGGCAACAGCCACACCATCGCCTTTCTTGTGCTCGGGCGCCAAGTCCTGGGCGTTTATGAACACCACACCGGACATCTGGACGAGACCAAGCTCCTGGATCATCTGGCGCGGTTTAGGCGTGGGGAGCTTGATAACCAGGAAGTTTTCGATGACGGAGGCCATGGCTGCGTGACCGTTGCGGATCTGCCCGATGGTTTTCGGCGCATCGTCGTTCTGGGCCCCCGGCGCGCCCTGCTGGCCGACGCCAAAGTGGAATTCCTGGCTCCGGGCGGCGATATGATGCTGGCCGGATGCTTCGGGCTCTTGAAAGGATGGCGGGAGGCGGGCCGGTAA
- a CDS encoding DMT family transporter — protein sequence MLVYAKLVGSVFFWGATWISGRVLAQDMGPFSAALLRFVTASIFLFLWSWHAGHGFPRLPKKEILPVAFLGLTGIFLYNAFFFTGLQTVPAGRAALIIASVPVVIGVMSALFLGDKLTTAKILGTLLSLSGAAIVLSGGNPLDLFHGGLSRGDLMILGCVGAWTAYSLAGSRVMRRLDPLLTVTWSCLLGTLMLIGPALAHGLLADIGRAGLVDWGNILFLGVIATGVAFTWYYAGIKAIGPARAGIFINLVPVFAITMGYVILDEPVTSSLITGGAMVISGVWLTNRPSSS from the coding sequence ATGCTCGTCTACGCAAAACTCGTCGGCTCCGTCTTCTTCTGGGGCGCCACCTGGATCTCCGGGCGCGTCCTGGCCCAGGACATGGGACCGTTTTCCGCCGCCCTGCTTCGCTTCGTGACCGCCTCGATTTTTCTTTTCCTGTGGTCCTGGCACGCAGGCCACGGCTTCCCGCGTTTGCCCAAAAAGGAAATCCTGCCCGTCGCCTTTCTCGGCCTGACCGGCATCTTCCTCTACAACGCCTTCTTCTTCACCGGCCTGCAGACCGTGCCCGCCGGTCGGGCAGCGCTGATCATCGCTTCCGTGCCCGTGGTCATCGGGGTCATGTCGGCCCTGTTTCTGGGAGACAAACTCACCACCGCGAAAATCCTGGGCACCCTGCTATCCTTGAGCGGGGCAGCCATCGTCCTCTCCGGCGGAAATCCCCTGGACCTTTTTCACGGCGGACTCTCGCGCGGGGATCTCATGATCCTCGGCTGCGTGGGCGCCTGGACCGCCTATTCCCTGGCCGGCAGCAGGGTCATGCGCAGGCTCGACCCGCTCCTGACAGTGACCTGGTCCTGCCTGCTGGGTACCCTCATGCTCATCGGCCCCGCCCTTGCCCACGGCCTGCTGGCGGACATCGGCCGGGCAGGGCTGGTGGACTGGGGCAACATCCTCTTTCTGGGCGTCATCGCGACAGGCGTGGCCTTCACCTGGTACTATGCCGGAATCAAGGCCATCGGCCCGGCCAGGGCCGGGATCTTCATCAACCTGGTCCCGGTCTTCGCCATCACCATGGGCTACGTCATCCTGGACGAACCCGTGACCTCGTCCCTCATCACGGGCGGCGCCATGGTCATTTCCGGGGTGTGGCTGACCAACCGGCCTTCTTCTTCCTGA
- a CDS encoding Tex family protein, whose translation MPQTDIYQRISAACAIPKGQVESVVALLDEGGTVPFIARYRKERTGGLDEVAIQHVRDALESGRELDKRREAILGSLTERGLLTDALGQAVRKSVTLAELEDIYLPYRPKKRTRATMAKERGLEPLAQAILAGKVVPEAAASGFVNPEQDVPDVQSALAGAQDIIAEIMSEDRRCREGMRRLFAAGGVIASTVRKGKDEAGEKYRDYFDWRETARTAAGHRILAMLRGEREKILSLSLRPDQDKALTGLANLFPFPKGPCHAVVQEAVADGYSRLLAPSLETELWGELRAKADAEAIGVFAANLRELLLAPPLGPRRILALDPGLRTGAKLVCLDEQGNLLHWQTIFPVGGKGQAEEAGRVITALVKSHRVQAIAVGNGTGGRETETFVRGLGLPVDVDVILVNEAGASVYSASEIARREFPDLDLTYRGAVSIGRRLMDPLAELVKIDPKSIGVGQYQHDVDQTALKKSLGDVVVSCVNQVGVDVNTASPELLAHVSGLGPVLATNIVEHRRENGPFKDRKGILKVKRLGPKAFEQCAGFLRIVGGKNPLDGSAIHPERYALVGRMAKDAGCGVEDLLRDEGVRKGIEPGRYVDDEVGLPTLRDIMAELEKPGRDPRSAFQVFRFADVHDISDLHPGMTVPGIVTNVTRFGAFVDVGVHQDGLVHISNLADRYVSDPGEVVRAGQQVRVTVLEVDAKRRRIGLSMRTGQ comes from the coding sequence ATGCCGCAGACGGACATATATCAACGCATAAGCGCTGCATGCGCCATTCCGAAGGGTCAGGTCGAGAGCGTGGTCGCGCTTCTGGACGAGGGCGGGACGGTGCCTTTCATCGCACGCTATCGTAAGGAGCGCACCGGCGGGCTTGATGAGGTCGCCATCCAGCACGTGCGTGACGCGCTCGAAAGCGGCCGCGAGCTGGACAAGCGCCGTGAGGCCATCCTCGGCAGCCTGACCGAACGGGGGCTTTTGACCGACGCCCTGGGGCAGGCCGTCCGGAAGTCTGTCACGCTGGCCGAACTCGAAGACATCTATCTGCCGTACCGACCCAAGAAGCGCACCCGGGCGACCATGGCCAAGGAGAGGGGCCTTGAGCCTCTGGCGCAGGCTATTCTGGCCGGAAAAGTGGTGCCGGAAGCCGCCGCGTCCGGGTTCGTCAACCCGGAACAGGACGTGCCGGACGTGCAGAGCGCGCTGGCTGGCGCGCAGGATATCATCGCCGAAATCATGAGCGAGGATCGCCGCTGCCGCGAGGGCATGCGCAGGCTTTTTGCGGCGGGGGGCGTTATTGCCTCCACCGTGCGCAAGGGCAAGGACGAGGCGGGCGAGAAGTATCGAGACTATTTCGACTGGCGCGAAACCGCCCGCACGGCGGCGGGGCATCGTATTCTGGCCATGCTGCGCGGCGAGCGCGAAAAGATTCTCTCCCTCTCCCTGCGTCCCGATCAGGATAAGGCCCTGACCGGTCTGGCCAATCTCTTTCCCTTCCCGAAGGGCCCTTGTCACGCGGTGGTACAGGAGGCCGTGGCCGACGGGTATTCCCGTTTGCTGGCTCCGTCACTGGAAACCGAGCTTTGGGGCGAGCTTCGGGCCAAGGCCGATGCCGAAGCCATCGGCGTTTTCGCGGCCAATCTGCGAGAGCTGCTTTTGGCCCCGCCGCTCGGCCCGCGCCGGATTCTGGCCCTGGACCCCGGCCTGCGTACCGGCGCCAAGCTCGTCTGTCTGGATGAGCAGGGCAATCTGCTGCACTGGCAGACGATTTTTCCCGTCGGAGGCAAGGGGCAGGCCGAAGAGGCTGGACGGGTCATTACCGCGCTGGTCAAGAGCCACCGCGTGCAGGCCATTGCTGTTGGCAACGGCACGGGCGGGCGCGAGACCGAGACCTTCGTGCGCGGTCTGGGTTTGCCCGTCGATGTGGATGTGATTCTGGTCAACGAAGCCGGGGCCTCGGTCTATTCCGCGTCCGAAATAGCGCGCCGGGAGTTTCCGGATCTGGATCTGACCTATCGCGGTGCGGTGTCCATCGGGCGCAGGCTCATGGACCCGCTGGCCGAGCTGGTCAAGATCGACCCCAAGTCCATCGGCGTGGGCCAATATCAGCACGACGTCGATCAGACGGCCCTGAAGAAGAGCCTGGGCGACGTGGTCGTGTCTTGCGTCAATCAGGTCGGCGTGGACGTGAACACGGCCAGTCCCGAGTTGTTGGCTCATGTATCGGGCCTTGGGCCTGTACTGGCGACGAACATCGTCGAGCATCGCCGGGAGAACGGTCCATTCAAAGACCGCAAGGGCATTCTCAAGGTCAAGCGGCTGGGACCCAAGGCTTTCGAGCAGTGTGCAGGTTTCTTGCGCATCGTGGGCGGCAAAAACCCGTTGGACGGAAGTGCCATCCACCCGGAGCGCTACGCGTTGGTGGGGCGCATGGCCAAGGACGCGGGTTGCGGCGTGGAGGATTTGCTCAGGGATGAAGGCGTGCGCAAGGGCATCGAGCCTGGCAGATATGTGGACGACGAGGTGGGTTTGCCAACCCTGAGGGACATCATGGCGGAGCTCGAAAAGCCTGGCCGCGATCCCCGTTCGGCGTTCCAGGTTTTCCGCTTCGCCGACGTGCATGACATATCGGACCTGCACCCGGGCATGACCGTGCCGGGCATCGTCACCAACGTGACCCGCTTCGGAGCCTTCGTGGATGTGGGCGTGCATCAGGACGGGCTGGTGCACATCAGCAACTTGGCCGATCGCTACGTGAGCGATCCGGGCGAAGTGGTCCGTGCCGGACAGCAGGTGCGGGTCACGGTACTGGAGGTGGATGCGAAGCGCAGGCGCATAGGGCTGTCCATGCGTACGGGGCAATAG
- a CDS encoding flavodoxin family protein, with product MNAREHLISKGTDLKPPQARILGIGGSPRKGGNSDTLLRSMIDGARKHKVETHGIHLRDVSFQGCVGCEKCRKDKICTGLTDGMSFLYPDILESRGLILVSPTHNYNITAWMKAFIDRLYCFYNFNRECPRGWSSRLAGQGRKAVIGAICEQVDERDMGFTVDAMRLPLEALGYEVIGVLPVFRVFEKGKVKEDGEALIRAEQLGSNLADALLR from the coding sequence ATGAACGCACGGGAACACCTCATCAGCAAAGGCACCGACCTCAAACCGCCGCAAGCCAGGATACTGGGCATCGGCGGGAGCCCCAGAAAGGGCGGAAACTCCGACACCCTGCTCAGGTCCATGATTGACGGAGCCCGCAAGCACAAGGTCGAGACCCATGGCATACACCTGCGCGACGTGAGTTTTCAGGGTTGCGTCGGCTGCGAAAAGTGCCGGAAGGACAAAATCTGCACCGGCCTCACGGACGGCATGTCCTTCCTGTACCCGGACATCCTCGAATCACGCGGTCTCATCCTGGTCTCACCCACCCACAATTACAACATCACGGCCTGGATGAAAGCCTTCATCGACCGCCTGTACTGCTTCTACAATTTCAATCGGGAATGCCCCCGGGGCTGGTCCAGCCGCTTGGCCGGTCAGGGCCGCAAGGCCGTCATCGGGGCCATCTGCGAACAGGTTGACGAAAGGGACATGGGCTTCACAGTCGACGCCATGCGCCTGCCGCTGGAAGCGCTGGGATACGAAGTCATCGGCGTGCTGCCCGTGTTCAGGGTGTTCGAGAAAGGCAAGGTCAAGGAAGACGGCGAGGCGCTCATCCGGGCCGAACAGCTCGGGTCGAATCTGGCCGACGCGCTCTTGCGCTGA
- a CDS encoding ARMT1-like domain-containing protein produces MSKLPDFTSVRELRYGLDPYLDAWLLHFMTENNIEPTVNPAENAQQEQLRFMVDVDDDQVFVPCSDEMFENLLHTRLSSALRQEYREKWRMLVHLARINIKDRYTRRKIFALSRHKVRQVLHAPFLIPSRFLKQLMTIFMAMSGVHDPQRKEKRQANKRALDFMNSPDMTRSLYACPESNLGCASIKHLRWELELLEMARLCRLSLRSQIWEQPDMVRDDAAFFDKICAPWPEFAEIMTKIMGPSSEQRKLKILYLPGSSGGIIFDLRLIRVLIRLGHKVILALKEGFCLDSTVIWDAEHDKALQEALGEALFVENSRMSKNELLRAQRENPLLVISDGTRERLNLWRTSVTFARSWKEADLIIAKDFPHHRRLIKNSHLFTRDILCLYRDRDGLDQVRFKEKSPRVTKITESQIVAQSDAIIAQMRTARGMGRQVMFYSAIIGSIPGQTKVALGVVNTFVSHLRSRHANLLIINPAEHFVEGMDGDDLMYMWERVQRSGFIDVWRFQTVADIETSFELMGEAVPAEWHGKDSTFSTGCTKEMNIALEMQQKHPEMQIIGPDPKRFFRRMEYGVGKYFDARITDKGRGL; encoded by the coding sequence ATGTCCAAATTGCCGGATTTTACTTCGGTCCGTGAACTGCGTTACGGCCTGGATCCCTATCTTGACGCCTGGCTGCTGCATTTCATGACCGAAAACAACATCGAGCCCACAGTCAACCCGGCGGAAAACGCCCAGCAGGAACAGCTGCGTTTCATGGTCGACGTCGATGACGACCAGGTCTTCGTGCCCTGTTCGGACGAGATGTTCGAGAATCTTCTGCACACCCGCCTCTCTTCGGCCCTGCGTCAGGAGTACCGGGAGAAATGGCGCATGCTGGTGCATCTGGCGCGCATCAACATCAAGGATCGTTACACCCGTCGCAAGATTTTCGCCCTGTCCCGGCACAAGGTCCGGCAGGTGCTTCATGCTCCGTTTCTCATTCCTTCCCGATTTTTGAAGCAGCTCATGACCATCTTCATGGCCATGAGCGGGGTGCACGATCCGCAGCGCAAGGAAAAGCGCCAGGCCAACAAGCGCGCCCTGGATTTCATGAACAGCCCGGACATGACCCGGAGCCTTTACGCCTGCCCCGAATCCAACCTGGGCTGCGCCAGTATCAAACACTTGCGCTGGGAACTCGAATTGCTTGAGATGGCCCGCCTTTGCAGGCTGTCGCTGCGTTCGCAGATCTGGGAACAGCCGGACATGGTCCGCGACGACGCCGCCTTTTTCGACAAGATATGTGCTCCGTGGCCGGAATTCGCCGAGATCATGACCAAAATCATGGGCCCATCGAGCGAACAGAGAAAGCTCAAGATTCTGTATTTGCCCGGCAGCAGCGGCGGGATCATCTTCGATCTGCGCCTCATCCGTGTGCTGATCCGGTTGGGGCACAAGGTCATCCTGGCCCTGAAGGAGGGCTTTTGTCTGGACAGCACCGTGATCTGGGACGCAGAGCACGACAAGGCCCTGCAGGAAGCCCTGGGCGAGGCTCTCTTTGTGGAAAACAGCCGCATGAGCAAGAACGAACTCCTGCGCGCCCAGCGCGAGAATCCGCTTCTGGTCATCTCCGACGGCACCCGCGAGCGACTCAACCTGTGGCGCACCAGCGTGACTTTCGCCCGCTCCTGGAAAGAGGCTGACCTGATCATTGCCAAGGATTTCCCCCATCATCGCCGGCTGATCAAGAATTCCCACCTCTTCACACGCGACATTCTGTGCCTCTACAGAGATCGGGATGGGCTGGACCAGGTCCGCTTCAAGGAAAAATCGCCGCGCGTGACCAAGATCACCGAATCTCAGATCGTGGCCCAGTCCGACGCCATCATCGCGCAGATGCGTACGGCCAGGGGAATGGGCCGCCAGGTCATGTTCTACAGCGCCATCATCGGCAGCATACCGGGTCAGACCAAGGTCGCTCTTGGCGTCGTAAACACTTTTGTCTCCCATTTGCGGTCCAGGCACGCCAACCTCCTGATCATCAACCCCGCCGAACACTTCGTTGAGGGTATGGACGGGGATGATCTCATGTACATGTGGGAGCGGGTCCAGCGCAGTGGGTTCATCGATGTCTGGCGTTTCCAGACCGTGGCCGACATCGAGACCAGCTTTGAACTGATGGGTGAGGCGGTCCCTGCGGAATGGCACGGCAAGGATTCGACTTTCTCCACCGGCTGCACCAAGGAGATGAACATCGCCCTTGAAATGCAGCAGAAGCATCCTGAAATGCAGATCATCGGTCCTGATCCCAAGCGCTTTTTCAGGCGCATGGAGTACGGAGTGGGCAAGTATTTCGATGCGCGCATCACGGACAAGGGGCGCGGCCTGTGA
- the gatB gene encoding Asp-tRNA(Asn)/Glu-tRNA(Gln) amidotransferase subunit GatB — MRDYEVVIGLEVHAQLRTRSKIFCSCSTQFGAGPNENTCPVCTGMPGQLPVLNARAVEYAVKMAMAVDCTVNRRSLFARKNYFYPDLPMGYQISQFELPVAEHGHIVIHTEKGEKRIGITRIHMENDAGKNIHSSTDNASYVDLNRAGVPLIEIVSEPDMRSAEEAVAYLKSLRAILVYLGICDGNLEEGSFRCDANVSIRPRGQEEFGTRAELKNMNSFRNIQRAIEYEVERQIDLVEDGEQVVQETRLFDTVKGVTRSMRGKEEAHDYRYFPDPDLLPLIIEEEWMDKWRAELPELPEARCLRFQDVLGLPVYDAQVLTAEKEVADYFETALATYNEPKKISNWVMGEVLRELNDRGVTLDGCKLRPEDLAGLVKLVDDGGISGSMAKGVFKELFETGGDPEAYVKAKGLVQISDTSAIEGLVDEVLTENPSEVERYKGGDKKLTGFFVGQVMKKSKGKANPGLVNQLLAKKMG, encoded by the coding sequence ATGCGCGATTACGAAGTGGTCATCGGCCTTGAAGTCCATGCCCAGCTGAGGACCCGGAGCAAGATCTTCTGCTCCTGTTCGACCCAGTTCGGGGCCGGGCCCAATGAGAACACCTGCCCGGTCTGCACCGGGATGCCGGGCCAACTGCCCGTGCTGAACGCCCGGGCCGTGGAATACGCGGTCAAGATGGCCATGGCCGTGGATTGCACCGTCAATCGCCGCTCCCTTTTCGCGCGCAAGAACTATTTTTATCCCGACCTGCCCATGGGCTATCAGATATCGCAGTTCGAGCTTCCCGTGGCCGAGCACGGACACATCGTCATCCACACGGAAAAGGGTGAAAAGCGCATCGGCATCACCCGCATCCACATGGAGAACGATGCTGGCAAGAACATCCATTCGTCTACAGACAACGCCTCCTACGTGGATCTGAACCGGGCCGGAGTGCCGCTGATTGAAATCGTCAGCGAACCGGACATGCGCTCCGCCGAGGAGGCCGTGGCCTACCTGAAGAGCCTGCGCGCCATTCTGGTTTATCTGGGTATCTGTGACGGCAATCTGGAGGAAGGAAGCTTCCGCTGCGACGCCAACGTCTCCATTCGCCCTCGCGGGCAGGAGGAGTTTGGCACCCGCGCGGAACTCAAGAACATGAACTCTTTCCGCAACATCCAGCGCGCCATCGAGTACGAGGTGGAGCGGCAGATCGATCTGGTCGAGGACGGGGAGCAGGTCGTGCAGGAAACCCGGCTTTTCGATACGGTCAAGGGCGTGACCCGTTCCATGCGCGGCAAGGAGGAGGCTCACGACTATCGCTATTTTCCCGACCCGGATCTCTTGCCCCTGATCATCGAGGAAGAGTGGATGGACAAGTGGCGGGCCGAATTACCGGAGCTGCCCGAGGCCCGCTGTCTTCGTTTTCAGGACGTCCTGGGGTTGCCCGTTTACGACGCCCAGGTGCTGACGGCGGAGAAAGAGGTGGCCGACTATTTTGAGACCGCGCTTGCGACCTACAACGAGCCCAAGAAGATCTCGAACTGGGTCATGGGCGAGGTTCTGCGCGAGCTGAACGATCGCGGCGTGACGCTGGATGGATGCAAGCTTCGGCCGGAGGATCTGGCCGGGCTGGTCAAGCTTGTCGATGACGGCGGGATCAGCGGTAGCATGGCCAAGGGCGTGTTCAAGGAACTTTTCGAGACCGGCGGGGATCCCGAGGCCTACGTCAAGGCCAAGGGCCTGGTGCAGATTTCGGACACTTCGGCCATCGAAGGCCTGGTCGACGAGGTTCTGACCGAGAATCCCTCGGAAGTTGAGCGCTACAAGGGCGGGGACAAGAAGCTGACCGGCTTCTTTGTCGGCCAGGTCATGAAAAAATCCAAGGGCAAGGCCAACCCGGGGCTGGTCAATCAGCTCTTGGCGAAAAAGATGGGCTAG
- the mltA gene encoding murein transglycosylase A, with protein sequence MRRLLTACLCLALLCACAVAPRQPLLVEQGPDRELAARVAATAAGDPAALTRAIEHSLVYVRTRPADGKPFGADGPACTWGELGDSLEHMRLLVPRLAEDPDLLVREFRWLEVRPEPLMTGYYEPWMDASLEPDPRFPVPIYGLPGDLRSVDLGRFHPRWKGQRLTYRLDEKGIAPYHSREAIDVQGALAQTETPIAWTRDFVDVFFLQVQGSGRLNLSDGSMRHVLYAGKNGHEYVSLGKVMIERGLVPAEEMSMQRIRAYLREHPHEVRELLNTNPSYVFFRLEQDGPLGAMGRTLTPMVSMATDSAFLPLGTILAVDAALPDAGGTETRTAFLGLAQDRGGAIKGSRLDLFCGAGQRAEFLAGHLQAESRVYLLLKK encoded by the coding sequence GTGAGGAGATTGCTTACGGCGTGCCTGTGCCTGGCGCTGCTGTGCGCCTGCGCCGTGGCTCCCAGACAGCCCCTGCTTGTCGAGCAGGGGCCCGATCGAGAGCTTGCGGCGCGTGTCGCGGCCACCGCGGCTGGTGATCCGGCCGCGCTGACCCGGGCCATCGAGCACTCCCTGGTCTACGTGCGTACCCGTCCCGCGGATGGCAAACCTTTCGGTGCGGACGGCCCGGCGTGCACCTGGGGGGAGCTTGGGGACTCGCTGGAGCACATGCGGCTGCTCGTCCCCCGGCTCGCGGAAGATCCGGACCTTCTGGTCCGTGAGTTCCGGTGGCTCGAAGTTCGGCCAGAGCCGCTCATGACCGGCTATTACGAGCCGTGGATGGACGCCAGCCTTGAGCCGGATCCGCGATTTCCGGTGCCCATATACGGACTTCCGGGCGATTTGCGCAGCGTCGATCTGGGCCGGTTTCATCCGCGCTGGAAAGGTCAGCGGCTGACGTATCGTCTGGATGAAAAGGGCATCGCGCCGTATCATTCGCGGGAGGCTATCGACGTTCAGGGCGCCCTGGCCCAGACGGAGACACCCATCGCCTGGACCCGGGATTTCGTCGACGTCTTTTTTTTGCAGGTGCAGGGTTCGGGCCGGTTGAACCTGTCGGACGGTTCGATGCGCCATGTCCTCTACGCAGGCAAGAACGGTCACGAGTACGTTTCCCTGGGCAAGGTCATGATCGAACGCGGGCTTGTTCCGGCGGAGGAAATGTCCATGCAGCGCATTCGGGCCTATCTGCGTGAGCATCCGCACGAAGTCCGGGAACTTCTGAACACCAACCCGAGCTACGTCTTTTTCCGGCTGGAGCAGGACGGACCGCTTGGGGCCATGGGGCGAACATTGACGCCGATGGTCAGCATGGCTACTGATTCAGCCTTTCTGCCCCTTGGCACGATCCTGGCCGTGGATGCCGCGCTGCCGGATGCGGGCGGCACGGAAACACGGACGGCGTTTCTGGGATTGGCCCAGGACCGTGGCGGGGCCATCAAGGGCAGCCGCCTGGATCTTTTTTGCGGCGCGGGGCAGAGGGCCGAATTTCTGGCCGGGCATCTGCAAGCCGAAAGCCGCGTCTATCTTCTGCTCAAGAAATAA
- a CDS encoding DUF4254 domain-containing protein, giving the protein MQPMDPRTLKDLLRQAWTAQLASVALWHEEDAPADLPARPGDGLVELVLRQHLKNFLLWHVEDRARRKDVDDSVITGCKREIDGLNQQRNDLMEQVDAWLVRVVAAFTAQKDLPEESRRFNTETLGAALDRLSILSLKIFHMREQTAREDVDAGHLASCRDKLTLLEAQHRDLSRSILELIDDYAQGVKSPKVYFQCKMYNDPALNPELYAAKPVAG; this is encoded by the coding sequence ATGCAGCCCATGGACCCCCGGACCCTGAAGGATCTTTTGCGTCAGGCCTGGACGGCGCAGCTCGCGAGCGTGGCCCTGTGGCATGAAGAGGACGCCCCGGCGGACCTCCCGGCGCGTCCCGGCGACGGGCTCGTGGAACTTGTCCTGCGCCAGCATCTGAAGAATTTTCTGCTCTGGCACGTCGAGGACAGGGCCAGGCGCAAGGATGTGGACGACAGCGTCATCACCGGCTGCAAGCGTGAGATCGACGGTCTTAACCAGCAGCGAAACGATCTCATGGAACAGGTCGACGCCTGGCTGGTGCGTGTCGTGGCCGCCTTTACCGCCCAGAAGGACCTGCCCGAGGAGTCGCGCCGCTTCAACACTGAAACTCTGGGCGCGGCCCTGGATCGCCTCTCCATTCTGAGCCTCAAGATTTTTCACATGCGCGAGCAGACGGCTCGCGAGGACGTGGACGCTGGGCACCTTGCGAGCTGCCGGGACAAGCTCACCCTGCTTGAAGCTCAGCACCGGGATCTTTCCCGGTCCATCCTGGAGCTGATCGACGACTATGCTCAGGGCGTGAAAAGCCCCAAGGTCTATTTTCAGTGCAAAATGTATAACGATCCGGCCCTCAATCCGGAATTGTATGCCGCAAAGCCTGTCGCGGGCTGA
- a CDS encoding bacterioferritin — translation MTARLAREERRAHVIDALNQARAMELFAITQYMNQHYGLDSMDYGELAAKMKLIAIDEMRHAEMFAERIKELGGEPTTSYEGELKKAQDVRSIYPYDAVLEDDTIDIYSQFLLVCRDNGDTISAKLFETIIEEEQAHMNYFENVGTHIDTLGDTYLSKIAGTSASTGPSTKGFLISGGN, via the coding sequence ATGACCGCAAGACTTGCCAGAGAAGAACGCAGGGCGCACGTCATTGACGCCTTGAACCAGGCCCGCGCCATGGAGCTTTTTGCCATCACCCAGTACATGAACCAGCATTATGGCCTGGACAGCATGGATTACGGCGAACTGGCCGCCAAGATGAAGCTCATCGCCATCGACGAAATGCGCCATGCCGAGATGTTCGCCGAGCGCATCAAGGAACTGGGCGGCGAGCCGACCACTTCCTATGAAGGCGAACTGAAAAAGGCCCAGGATGTGCGGAGCATCTACCCCTACGACGCGGTTCTCGAAGACGACACCATCGATATCTACAGCCAGTTCCTGCTGGTTTGCCGTGACAACGGCGACACCATCAGCGCCAAGCTTTTCGAGACCATCATCGAAGAGGAGCAGGCCCACATGAACTATTTCGAGAATGTGGGCACGCATATCGATACCCTCGGAGATACCTATCTCTCCAAGATCGCGGGAACCTCCGCTTCCACCGGCCCTTCTACCAAGGGTTTCTTGATCAGCGGCGGCAACTGA